The DNA region CCCTCGCCTCGGTCGGTTCCAGATTCTCTGAAAGTTTTCCTGCAATCCAATCAAAGTTGCCCTGGCTCGCGGCCTGGATGAACTTGGGGATAGAAGTACCACGGGCACTTTCACCGGAATAGGGTCGGGCTAAATAGGCTTCGAGGCCAATGATAAAGGCATTGCCATCGAGTTGGGTCACGAATGTTTTTTGGCTGGAGGGAATGGTCAGGGTCAGGGGAATCGGTTTCTGGTTGAGTTGATCGATGATCGCCAGAAATTTCTGCTCCAGATTGGGATAGGCTGAGCTGCATTGTTGATCTTGGGCGCAGGCATGAAACAGGTTGCGCAAGGCATAGCTCATGGTGTGGCCCGATGCCAGATTAAAATCAACATCCGGTCTGACCACGCCATCCAGGATCACGCTGCGGAGTTTCGCCTTGTGCTTGTCCGCCTGGGCAATGACATATTGCCCCAACAACGTGCCGTAGGAAACGCCATAGTAGTTGAATTGCGGGTAGCCTAACGTCTCTGCGACAAAGTAAACATCGGCGGCATTTTCGCGAGTATTGAAGGCGCTGGGGTTAATCCCTTGAGCCTTAAAGCGATCGTTACACACCTTGATCCAGCTTGGATCGGTGTAATTTTGCTGCCCTTGCGCCACAGCAATATTGTGAGCATTAAGCTCTGGACAGAACAGGAAAGGCTTGGAATACCGTGTCCCCCGCTCCTCTACGAAGATCAAATCGCGGCTCTTTAACAACGCCTGGAGTTCGGGAAATGTCGGCAAGGCGCCATCGGCGATGTCGTGGATGCTTGAGCCGCCAGGACCACCCTGTTCGACGAACAGGGGATCGGCAGCAGGCGTTTTGCTGGTGCTGCGGGTGCGGACGACCGCGAGTTGGATGGTGCGTCCCTGGGGTTGGGCGTGCTGTTCGGGGACGGTGATGTAGCCACAATCGGACTGGGCAGCAATGGCGGCAGGCACGTCAAAGGTTTTGCAGTCAACGGTTTTCCATGCCGCACCAAATTTGGCACGATTGGGAGTCGCGCCATTCACGGCACTGCCGCTGCTGGCAACAACCGCAACTGTGAGCAGGGTGAATGAGCAAAAATGAGTCAGTCGTCGGTTCATGAGGGGTTGTCCTTAATCGTTAATCCAAGAGTGAAACTAGAATGGTGGTTTCGCCTGTGCTGCGGCTGCCAGCCAGGAGTAAACCTGACATGGCTGCGCCATCGCCGATCGCATAGACTCTCAGATCAGTGACTTGGGGATGATTGAAAACGGTGGCTAAGGCTTGTTGCGCTTTAGCGTAATCATCGGTTTCCTCCAGCAGCAGGATGGGGACATAGTTCACTGCTGCCGAATCGGCGATCGCCTTCAGTTCTGCCACAATATCCGGCTGAATCCCAGTGGGACGGACGTAGATCTGCTTCCAGGGACTCATCCAGGCCGCCTCACCATATTGCTCCCAGAGTGAGCCGACAAAGTATTGGTAATACCGCAATGCAATGGGTTCTAAGTCTGACCCTGGCTCGATCGCGTCATAAAATACGGCACTACCAAATCCCGCCT from Leptodesmis sichuanensis A121 includes:
- a CDS encoding alpha/beta fold hydrolase, coding for MNRRLTHFCSFTLLTVAVVASSGSAVNGATPNRAKFGAAWKTVDCKTFDVPAAIAAQSDCGYITVPEQHAQPQGRTIQLAVVRTRSTSKTPAADPLFVEQGGPGGSSIHDIADGALPTFPELQALLKSRDLIFVEERGTRYSKPFLFCPELNAHNIAVAQGQQNYTDPSWIKVCNDRFKAQGINPSAFNTRENAADVYFVAETLGYPQFNYYGVSYGTLLGQYVIAQADKHKAKLRSVILDGVVRPDVDFNLASGHTMSYALRNLFHACAQDQQCSSAYPNLEQKFLAIIDQLNQKPIPLTLTIPSSQKTFVTQLDGNAFIIGLEAYLARPYSGESARGTSIPKFIQAASQGNFDWIAGKLSENLEPTEAREMYHTVLCARAKSIQVTPSQVLPPPYPQLIPVGIREAEAVTKACDVLQVELKPPFVYENPEIPTLVLNGAYDPVTPQPYGEAVARNLKTAYVYTFPGVGHGALFAPKGMPAAACVTQIATDFLANPKQAPDSSCLTQIKPLFVVE